The Arachis ipaensis cultivar K30076 chromosome B10, Araip1.1, whole genome shotgun sequence DNA window TCTGACCCGTGGATTTGTTTTTTGGTTGATGGTATGTATAATTTGATATTACAGCATCTTGCACAATTTAATTTTCTAGCTCTTCGTGCCCTGCTCAACTAATAATGTTGATCTGTCTGCTTATCCACCTATAACATGTATAACCATAGCGCGAAATAATTAGATTATCTGGGAACAAGATAGAAGTTTTGCTACGTGCCATTCATCACTTAAACACATTTAACATTAAGGAAAGTTGGAGACAATGAACAATCATGTCTATAAAGGCTCACATGTTTTACAATTAATGGTATTGAACAAAACTTTCAAGAATTTCTTGACTAGTTTGGAACAGTTTATAAGTTACTTTGCAAtcaatttttcttttccaatctaTTTTTactaattatgtaaaatattcatgttattattaataaatatctGTTTTATTTCTTTGTCTACTGATCCTATTTCTAATACTTCAGAACTATATTTCTTTATAGTCTTGCATGTATGATAGAGCTGATAAATTATGATAACTCTAAGAAGTTAAGTATAGCTGAAAACACCCTTTAAGTTTTCTCTAGCCCTTGCCCTTTCTATAATCTATATATACATTTTGAAATTCATATGTTGATCTTTGTTGAGTTTTAACTTTTTCAAACAAGTGCCATCACCACTAGATTATTGAATCATAGAAACTGAATCAAGAAAATTTAACTTTCCCAAAACTTACATTGATCCTCTATAATTATCATAATTGGTTTTAATTATTATGTTGGTTACACTCAGCATTGTGCGGATGATGAGGCGTTCAAGCCATGGATCTATCCCGAATATTGTAAGCCGGCACCTAAGGTGTAGTAAGTGTGATCTGATGTATATGGTCATGTTCATTGCATGTTTTACATGGTGCCTCAGAAAGTATGAAGGTTTTGAGAGCTAGTTTGTTAACTTTCTCACTTATTTAGTTAACTTGATCTAGAAGTTTCATATACATGTACTTATGTATGTATATAAAACATTAGCAGTAGCTTTGGTAGAAGATGAGATTATCATTCATACTTTTAATACACTTCAAACATTCCGATTTATTGCTCTTGTGCTCTTCCCTCCATTAGGTTGACACCATTTTCACAGGATCAATGAAACATATTAGTTACAATATCATTTTTATTTCATAAGGATTTGTTAGTTCTGGTGAAACATATACGTTACAATATCATATAGTATAAACAAATATTAGAGATGCActaaattaattcaatttttcCTCAATGATTTTTTATTTCATAAGGATTTGTTAGTTCTGGTGCAACATATAGGCTGCAATACCATATAGTATAAACAAATATTTGAGATACCGAATTAATTCaaatattctctctctctctctctcaatataAGATTGATATTCGAAATAGATCTTATTTGATCTAAAATCTACACACATGATTAGGATTATTGGTTATTGCTTACCCATCTTATTAGCATTGTTTCATTGTTTTTTTCTTAATCAATTATATATTCTTATTTAAAGTTAGCTAAAGAATTTATATattgattattaatttattattgttcCAACTTTTAAATGCATATTTTGAAGACATCAAATGACTataaatttttttagtaattttaaattatatatattcgtTTATATGAGAAAAATTATACTTCCAATTTTTAATATAATAGTATTTTGTATTATTACTAAAGTATTTGCTGGTAGcaaattgaacaattactttAAATTCATAACCTGTTTGAATTATTGTCTTTAttgtctttatcttttttttactAGTACCAAGAAATAAAAGATccacaaataaaattttgaaaataaattcttTTTGGATTTTATCCAAAATTTAATCTCAACTTGAATAATCTATGTTCCAAAGTAAAACTTATATAAATACGTATTCAAGAATAGAAAATCGAAGCAAGAAACTAAGAAAAAGAATGAATGAAGAAGTAAATAATGTAGGAATGACTGAAGAGGAAGTAATGCTCTTTTAAATATGGATATGAACATATCATATATCTGCTTACCCTAAtaatcaaccacctcattctttagACGGCAACAAACAATTCGAGACGGTTATTGATGAATGTTTGCCGGAAGTTATGGAGAACTGCCGGTGGGAGGCGGAAGCTATGAAGATGACAAAACAACATTATTTCTCTGGCATATCTGATTATCAACCACCTTGTTCCCAGCCGCGGCCTTAACCTCAGCCTCAGCCTAAGCCGCAACCGGATATAAGGAAGATGACACAGCAGAATTATTCCACCGACATATGTGGTTATCAACCACCTTAGTCTCAGCCGCCTCAACCTCAGGTCTGAATTCGGGAGGAGAACAAAGTCTTTGAGTCGATTATTGCTAATTGTTTTCAGGATGCTATACGCAACCGCCGGGAGGCGGTGGCTGCTCGTCTCCCCGGAAAGATCCCGGCTCAACTGCAAGAACACCTCAAGAACCTGATGAACGACATCAGCCCCTTTGAAAACGATTCTACTACAAGCACACCTCTGAATGCTGCATCTGAGGACATGACTATCATGATGGAACACAGCCCTCTTTCCATTCCCATCATCAATGGAACAACACGTCAAACACCACTATCACCACCGCCTAATTGGACTAATCATCAGTATTACAGGTTCTGTATTCTCAgtatttttattctctttttatttttttatttattttttgcccATACATATATATGGATATTCTGTTTTTCTGTTATGTAAATACATGTTAGTAATATTATCATGGTAGGACGGAGACAGCGGCGGCCGTGGCAGACATGGCAGTGCCAATAGATATTATGTTATTCTCATCAGCTTGTCAGCCGCAACAAGAGAACAAAACCAACATGATCAAGCACAAACCTTTACCTATGGCTACTAGCAACAAGTTCATTGGATTGTACAAGAGTCAAGTATTAATTAATAGTATATATATGTTTGTTGTTTAAAGGTCAGATAGAAAGAATTTTCGTAGCTTGGTCAACGGGGTAGGATTATGAACATAATTAGGGTTGGCAATGGGTAAGATTATGATCATCAACTAGCTTAatgattattctaaatttttataagAAGATTGTGAGCACAAGActcactttcttcactacatacataacttttacatatattatataatatattaagaaTGCGAGTAGGGTAGAGTAGGGTATACACTAAATCCGTACTCTATCCTACCTGCAGACAAATTTGCACCATATCCTATCATATTCGTAGCGAATAGGGTAGGCAATTCTATTCGAACGGGTTAGTTTGAGTTGAGTACCTACAAATAGGGTATATATTGCCAACCCTAAACACAATGGTGTAAAAATATGTGACGGAATAAGAAACaccttaattattttttttaatttgataactCTGTATAAATATTTGATCTCCTAATTCTCTTATCTCAAAAGAGTCGTAGATTATTAGGCCTTATCTAACGTTTTGTGGCTCTGCCGAAAGCCCGAAAGAACTTAGGTGGAACAAAgaatttttttaaagaattatTAGTTTAAAATACATTAATTAGTAAGAACTGTTTGANNNNNNNNNNNNNNNNTATGtagttatttttatgtaaattgataattattaaaaaaatatatattataatttaattaaatatattaaattatttaatttttaattattaattttatataaaaacaattatacatgaattttttttttattattatttttacacACGTATAATACTACTAAAGCAATGTATATTATCTAAGATTAAATAGATATCAAATAATATAAGCTCCATTAACTTGAAAGTATCAGATAAGAAATATTAGGGTTTATCAAGCTAAGTATACTCTTTGCTATAAGATGTAGTTTTAGATTCCATTAATTGCATTTTGAACATTACAATGTGGTATATTTTTATGAGCTAACTAATTtgtttaatgattttttttattgttcttttattttctttaattttttttctaacNNNNNNNNNNNNTTAGATTTTATCCATAATCTAATGTAATATAAACTACTCTAACTTTCAAGTGAAGTTTATATAAATgcagagataaaaaaaaaatcttaaaatgaCATGAAATCTTTTTGAATGTTATCATAATCTAATATAATCTAAACCATTCTAACTTACAAATTGAAACTTTCATAAATGTTATATTTAAGAATTAAACCAAGTAAGAAACTAAACCCTATCAAAAAACTAAGaaaccactctctctctctccttccccctCCCCTCCCTCTCTTTCTATGTACCCCTCTTTCTATGTATATGTTAATACGTAATTATGTAATTATGTGTATTTATTCAATTTAATGATCAAGATATATATACTTACGTTAAAGCTTAACACACAAACTTAATACAAGTTCATTTATAACTCTAaaatgttataatttttttttcttaaaaatagtTAACATATAGAAAcccaattaattaatttaagatGTCTAACTATGTCTAATTATAAAtggtataaaaatatttttatatcaaaaattATGATTAGAGATGATGTGCATGCacctttttgaaaagaaaggttTGTGGAAGCTTTATCAAAATTATTCTCTAAAAAAGATTAACAAAAATTACAAACACAATTTAGAACACAAATTCTTTATAATTTATTGACTTTTAGacaaatacataatataatagtACAAACAGGTATAAAAATATGTATAAATActaaaatacaacaaaaaataaaacagaaaactaTTACTGAAAAATGAGAACTAGGAATGTTCTGTTACCAATATGGAATAACTCCGAAAAAGATACCCAATAGCCAAANNNNNNNNNNNNNNNNNNNNNNNNNNNNNNNNNNNNNNNNNNNNNNNNNNNNNNNNNNNNNNNNNNNNNNNNNNNNNNNNNNNNNNNNNNNNNNNNNNNNNNNNNNNNNNNNNNNNNNNNNNNNNNNNNNNNNNNNNNNNNNNNNNNNNNNNNNNNNNNNNNNNNNNNNNNNNNNNNNNNNNNNNNNNNNNNNNNNNNNNNNNNNNNNNNNNNNNNNNNNNNNNNNNNNNNNNNNNNNNNNNNNNNNNNNNNNNNNNNNNNNNNNNNNNNNNNNNNNNNNNNNNNNNNNNNNNNNNNNNNNNNNgccaaaacaaaattaaaaaaaaaatttataaaagacaaaataaatataatacaaaaaaaattccttattatgagaaaaaaaatattataaaaaatttcataaaaatccTAAAGAAAAATCCAAGTCCTTTAATAAGAAAAAACAAGTAACATGTTGGAAATGTAAAAAATAGGGTATTTATGCTAATAAATGAATAAcggaataaaagataaataaaatagaaaataaagaaattaaactagCTTTGGCAGCTTTATTAATCAATTCAGAATTCGAAGAAGAATCACTTTATGAAAACTTTTCtgaatttaaaaattactttATACAACAATTAGACCTTATGTCATCAGAAGAAGAAACCTCAGAAGAAAACAGCAAAAAAGATGAGTAGAATCAATGTTTAGGAATAGGATTATGTAATtgtaaaattatgaaaaaaaaactgTAAATGTTCTAACAAAAGAACAAACTTATACCTTAATAAATATAACTGACAAATTAGAAGATACACCTCTAAGAGAGAAGATACACCTCTAAGAGACGAATTTATAAATCAGCTAACAGAACTattaagaaagaagaaaaaagtaaGGATGAAATAAAAgtgacaaaaataaaagaaatttataaCTGGTTTAAAAACTCACAAGAAGAGGTCTCCCTTAACTCcctaagagaagaaataaaaattttaaaaagagaaatttcaaaattaaaacaacaaaatattaatgtaaattataaattgctaaaaattaaaggagaaaatctaataaaaatccaaaaactaTAAAAAAAGCGTACTAGTAATATAGAAGGAACTAGTAATATAATAATTCCAGAAAATTATATTAACATGAGTCCAGAAAATTACATAAATATACTAACCCTATTAGTAAATCAAAAGTGGTACACTAATGTAACCATAATGATAAGAGAAGAAAAGTATGATTTTGTAGCCTATGGTGTAACACCCACTACAAAAAAATACGTCTATTGCCACACTTTTAGCTTTTAAAAGGGTCACATCTGCTAgcgtggcggttgctctatcgccacctTTTTTGTGATTTATCGCCATGCTTCTTTTGCCATGCTTTTTATATATTGCCACACTTAAAAGCGTAGCCATTGTGAGATATAGTCACGCTTTAAAAATGTGGCGATAacgagagatacggccacgctttaaaagcgtgaaaATGGTcttgtcaaattaaaaaaaaaaattcccatTTTCTGACTTTATCTTCATCGCTGCACAATATAaatttttagtcattttttattaccaaacctataaatataatatgcaatttttattacaagacaaattAAACAATAACTTCACAAAAGCATATAAATAATCAAATGACCAAATGCATCATCTCCATATATTAGTCCCACTGAAAAAGAAAACACTAGGACACTCTATATGGATAAAAGAACAGAATGAATTAAAGAGTTTAAAATTGCAAGTCACATTATATATAATGAATTCTATGCTTGTCCTCTACCAACTAACGACAAAAATGAAACTCTTTAAATAGTACAAAATGTCGTCACCCAATTCACGAGTAATTTCCATAACCCTCATGCATTGTTTTCTTCTACGTCTCCATTTTCGCCACCTTTGGTAGCCGCAGCAGCCATCAGCTCATCAGCTCATCAAAGTCTCCATTTTCGCCACCTTCCGTAGCCGCAATAGCCATCAGCTCATCAAAGTTTGCAGTCTTTCCAACTCCCAAACAATCTTTTACATTATACCTTTTGTACGTCTCTTTTTCATAGTTTGCATTAAGACGAGATGTTGCTTGAATGATCTCCTCCAAGTTCTTCAGCGATTCCGTACTTTCTATCTTTGCAATGACAGAAATATCGCTGCATTGATAAGGCCGAGTTTAGCACATTCCACATTGTATGAAAGTCAAAAACTAAACAGTGGATGAGGCAATGAGAGCACATTGCACGTGCACGCAGACATAAACAatcttctacctacttggtgtAACTTCACAAAAATGCGATATCCTATTCTAACAGAGACAGTCTAAAAATCCTTGTTTCTGTCCAAGCTTTGCATTAATTTTATACACCCATAAATAAAATCACTCTCTCTTTTAGTTGAACAACTGTAATATTCAATTACATAGACAGAATAAATCCCGCACATGTTTGATATTAAAATATGCAGATACACACTGATATTACTAACAAGATTCCTCAATCACCTCAAACCTAACCATTCCTCCATCAACTACAAGTTCATCACCCACTCTAACATCTGGTAGATCATATTTTAGAAGGAATGAACTAACAACTTCAGCAGCAGTTGACAAATAAAACCAGAAACACAATTTGAATTTTGTATTTTGAATGAAGGTTATTTACCATTGTGGAAGTATAATatgataattatttaataatactGCAAAATAGCTCAAGAAAAGCTTCCAACAATTGTCCAGAAAAAGCAGTCCAAGAGATTAAGGGTGCATTTCTCTAAGACTAAGTTGATTAAAAAGTGATATCTTCTAACTAAAAAAACTAATaactataataaaaaaattccaaaagaacAATAATGTTTTTGAAACAATTGACAACTGAGTTGCTCTtatttaaactaaaataaataaataaataaataacacgtAATGATAAGCAGTGATTAGTTGTCACCAACAGCTGGATTTGATAATAATTAAGTTATAGATGTAGTAGCAGTAGTGTAATTTAATTATAGTTAGGGAGTGGGGTTAGGTGATGGtggataaaataaataattaccaaATCTCCAACGAGCTTGAACAAGAGCGATGTCAGGGTTGCCAATCAAGAAAGGAACCACTCTACGGAGGAAATCAGGCTCAGGCCTGAAATCAGCATCGAAGATGCCACGTACTCACAGTGCTTCACGTAGCTACGTTTTAGACCTTCTTTGAGTGCACCCACTTTGTACCCCGTTCTGTTCTCTCTTATTTGGTACGTTATGTTTATCCCTTTGCTCGCCCATCTCTGACATTCCATTTCCACCATTTGCTACAAATCAACACaaacaaaacaaattaattaattccaCTTCTTAATCCCTCACTGCACAATTAAAATATATGCACTTTAACCACGGGACGTAGAATCATCTAGGATTTGGATCACGAGATGGTCAGCAGGCCAAGAAAGATTACAAGCTGCTCCAATGGAAACCTTGTACtatgaataataataatcaaataaaaacatggtgttaaataaataaaatgacaaAAATGAAATAAGTATCAACTCAATTTTCTTCTCATCAAACTTAGTACTATGAATCAAGCAACTCAATTTTGAGATTTCAATTAGTTCATGCAAATAAAAGAGCTCATTAGGTCAAATGCAGATGAACCAAGCGGTGCtggagaaaattaaagaaagtaaaAGCATTAATAAGAGAGTTACATATATATAGGTACCATTGAATCAGTGGATTTCTGGTTCATGCGATACTCCTCAAGCTTTTGTCGCTCTTGAGAGAAGTTCTGCAAATACGGGAAGAAGGCACCTGAGGCTAAGATTGGAACACAGAGTTAGGTAGCAGCAGCAAAGCAAAAGCAGATAAGCTATTCAATCAATCAGTTCATAATTTCTTATAAATATAAATCAAGCtggagcattaacagcttctcaTATCAGATTAAATTGTTCTAGTATgattttcaaatgaaaaaaatatGCAATCCATGAATTACCTTTTTCAATGATTTGGAGTGCTTATAGCTAAAGAACCACACTCAGCAATGATCTTGTTCtgcataaacaaaaaaaaaaaggaacaaaacTTAGCTGCACAAATGAACCAATTAACCCCTTTAGATTTAACTACTATAATGACAGCAAAAGAACCACGTTCGACATTATTATATGAGGCTCAAACAATTATCATTAAACTTCTCTAACTACTTACGAACTGAAGAATCGGAGAATAAGCAACATAAACAAAGAAGCACAAATGAATTTTGTTCAGATGAGAAGCCAAACCTTGCTAGTAACCTTGTTCTTCGGGAACTTGACGGTACCTGCGGTTCTCTCCTTCCATCGGTTCCCTTCCTTGTCAAATCCACAAAACTTCGATTTTCTAAAATCAATTGGAAAAGAGTAATAACAATTAAAAGCACAGATTTATTGtaatattcaaaataaatgaTTAAATGATGATCGAAGATTTACTCAACAGCGGCGACGGCGACCACACTGACGGCTCCCTCTCGCGCGTCCCCCTCCTCCGCGACGGCAACGGTTCTCGCGGCTCCCTCATCGGCAACCAGGAAGCACGACGGTGACTGGCGCGACGGGAGCAGCTCCTCTTTCCCCTCCTCGGCGACGGCGAAGAGCGAAGCTCCTCCAGCTGCGGCGACGCATTTGGTGACGGCTCCTCCTCTCTCATCGTcgcacacactctctctctctcttgggtTTGACTCGACAGCGGCGGTAGGCTGGTCTTCGACGGAGCTGGCAGCAAGGTGGCGTCTCCTTCCTCGAGCTCTCTTCTTAGGCGGGTATATATGACAGCTCAAATGATGACGAAATAGATCTGGCAAAACTTTTAACCCAAGTCGCAAGTAAAAAAACCGTTTGCAATGATCTAAAAGGAAAAGCAATTATCCAAACCAAATTACCCTAATCGATTGAGCAAACTCAGCCCCCAAATACCCAATTAAAACCACAATTCACATacatttcaaaataattttttatctgtTATTTTGATGGAAgcagaattcttggaaaaatcaCCTTTTAAGGTAATCTCTAAGGCTTTTTTCCAAGGATTTTAGTTTAGACCAACAACCACAAATAAAACTagacaattttataaatttatactaGTGGATTCAGATTCAATCTTGGTAAAATACTACAAAGATCCCAAAGACTCCACCAACACAACTCATTCAACAATT harbors:
- the LOC107624225 gene encoding uncharacterized protein LOC107624225 isoform X1 — protein: MREEEPSPNASPQLEELRSSPSPRRGKRSCSRRASHRRASWLPMREPREPLPSRRRGTREREPSVWSPSPLKSKFCGFDKEGNRWKERTAGTVKFPKNKVTSKNKIIAECGSLAISTPNH
- the LOC107624225 gene encoding uncharacterized protein LOC107624225 isoform X2, which codes for MREEEPSPNASPQLEELRSSPSPRRGKRSCSRRASHRRASWLPMREPREPLPSRRRGTREREPSVWSPSPLLKNRSFVDLTRKGTDGRREPQVPSSSRRTRLLARTRSLLSVVL